The following are encoded in a window of Ricinus communis isolate WT05 ecotype wild-type chromosome 4, ASM1957865v1, whole genome shotgun sequence genomic DNA:
- the LOC8275102 gene encoding alkane hydroxylase MAH1: protein MVPLACYLQLILTAVFFSFFICLFKSNKNGLPRNWPFLGMSPMFILINLRRLPDKIAELLERNEGTFLLKGPWFSDVDMLVTSDPANVHYVTTKNFWNYPKGPESKQLFDFLGNTLFNMDFDEWTSVRKITNSYLKHQQFHRFVNEVIVDNVNKGLIPVLEHVAAQGLVVDLQDLFKRYTYDAAWKITTGYSPNSLSIDFPEVPFINAIDDACEASFNRHLLPGSLWRLKRWLQLGTEKKLSAARKTLHDVAAKYLLMKTEELKKAGEKQFKEDDAETFDALRYCMLNIRELVETTFPAEEVVRDNIISLTFAAYDTSAPTLSWLFWLLSENPHVEAKIKEELHNNFSKKWQLSSKEELRKLVYLHAALCETLRLHPPVPFQHRTPVQPDILPSGHHVNSKVRIIMSGYAIGRMTSVWGDDCLEFRPERWIDEKGTLKYETPAKFFIFNAGPRTCLGKEVALTMLKAAAATIVYNYDIQVAETRLATPKSSIILQMKNGMRVRLKRNA from the coding sequence atggtaCCACTAGCCTGCTACCTTCAACTCATCTTAACagctgttttcttttccttcttcattTGCTTGTTCAAATCCAATAAGAATGGTCTTCCAAGGAACTGGCCTTTTCTTGGAATGTCACCGATGTTTATTCTCATTAATCTTCGTCGGCTTCCTGATAAAATTGCTGAGCTTCTTGAGAGAAATGAGGGAACTTTTTTGTTAAAAGGTCCCTGGTTTTCAGACGTAGACATGTTAGTAACAAGTGATCCTGCAAATGTGCACTATGTAACAACCAAGAACTTCTGGAACTACCCTAAAGGACCCGAGTCCAAGCAACTATTTGATTTTCTAGGGAATACGCTTTTCAATATGGATTTTGATGAATGGACTTCTGTTAGAAAAATAACCAATTCCTATCTCAAACACCAGCAGTTTCACCGGTTTGTGAACGAAGTCATCGTTGATAACGTAAACAAAGGGTTGATCCCGGTTCTTGAGCACGTAGCAGCACAAGGCCTGGTGGTTGACTTGCAAGACTTATTTAAAAGGTATACATACGATGCTGCCTGGAAGATAACTACTGGGTACAGCCCCAACAGCCTCTCCATTGATTTTCCAGAAGTTCCATTCATAAATGCCATAGACGACGCTTGTGAAGCATCATTCAACAGGCACCTCTTGCCGGGAAGCTTATGGAGGTTAAAAAGGTGGCTACAGCTTGGGACAGAAAAGAAACTAAGTGCTGCTAGGAAAACTTTACATGATGTTGCGGCaaaatatttgttgatgaaaaCAGAAGAACTGAAAAAAGCTGGAGAAAAGCAATTTAAGGAAGATGATGCAGAGACCTTTGATGCTCTAAGATATTGCATGCTAAATATACGTGAGCTTGTTGAAACGACATTTCCGGCCGAGGAAGTCGTGAGAGACAATATTATTTCCCTAACCTTTGCAGCATATGACACTTCTGCTCCAACTCTCTCCTGGTTGTTTTGGCTTCTGTCAGAAAATCCACACGTTGAAGCTAAAATCAAAGAGGAGCTCCACAACAATTTTTCTAAGAAGTGGCAGCTAAGCAGCAAAGAAGAATTGAGAAAGTTGGTTTATCTCCATGCTGCTCTGTGCGAAACATTAAGGCTACACCCCCCAGTCCCCTTCCAACACAGAACTCCAGTACAACCTGATATTCTCCCAAGTGGTCACCATGTGAATTCGAAGGTAAGAATTATCATGTCCGGGTATGCAATCGGAAGGATGACTTCAGTATGGGGAGATGATTGCCTAGAATTTAGGCCAGAGAGATGGATTGATGAGAAAGGAACCCTCAAGTATGAGACTCCAGCTAagttctttatatttaatgcaGGACCCAGGACTTGTTTAGGGAAGGAAGTGGCCTTAACAATGCTAAAAGCAGCTGCAGCAACCATTGTGTATAACTACGATATTCAAGTTGCGGAAACTCGCTTAGCAACTCCTAAATCTAGTATAATTCTTCAAATGAAGAATGGCATGAGGGTTAGGCTTAAAAGAAATGCTTGA
- the LOC8275100 gene encoding zinc finger CCCH domain-containing protein 15, which translates to MQNDVASSAANDDHTVISKSRDYLDFTSVFRPKASLSCTPYMDSRYVMQHQDLINRNALCLTRLREAATEVESLRLENAALRSFNRELNNHLNLVFQTSSSLQEHYHPLSSTTAPFQILNNGFNHFCNIGYGNAGEEEEEEEVCEEEDESPTSVMQVQNVDTTTPSERITLPKSISVRSDGYLKTSQPTASKTRGTTRSKPQSQLDGAHKVYVRGGQKEEEPLEVEVYNQGMFKTELCNKWQETGTCPYGDNCQFAHGIEELRPVIRHPRYKTEVCRMVLAGDACPYGHRCHFRHVLTDHERYIAQSKLQR; encoded by the exons ATGCAAAACGACGTTGCATCCTCCGCCGCTAACGACGACCATACCGTCATTTCAAAATCACGAGACTATCTCGATTTTACCTCCGTCTTCCGTCCAAAAGCATCCCTCTCTTGCACGCCATACATGGACTCTCGCTACGTGATGCAACACCAGGACCTAATAAACCGCAACGCACTTTGTCTCACGCGCCTTCGCGAAGCTGCAACAGAAGTTGAGTCTCTGCGCTTGGAAAATGCAGCTCTCCGATCCTTTAACCGCGAGCTCAACAACCACTTGAACTTGGTCTTTCAAACCTCATCATCTCTCCAGGAACACTATCATCCTCTTTCGTCCACCACAGCACCGTTTCAGATCTTGAATAACGGTTTTAACCATTTCTGCAACATTGGCTATGGCAATGccggagaagaagaagaagaagaagaagtgtgCGAAGAAGAAGACGAGAGTCCTACAAGCGTTATGCAGGTCCAGAATGTGGATACTACGACGCCGTCCGAGAGGATAACGTTGCCGAAGAGTATTTCTGTGAGGTCTGATGGTTACTTGAAGACGAGTCAACCTACTGCTAGTAAGACTCGCGGCACCACTCGTTCAAAACCCCAGAGTCAACTCGATGGAGCG CACAAGGTCTATGTGCGTGGAGGGCAGAAGGAGGAGGAGCCACTAGAGGTCGAAGTGTATAATCAAGGAATGTTCAAGACAGAATTGTGCAACAAATGGCAGGAGACAGGAACATGTCCATATGGTGATAATTGCCAATTTGCTCATGGCATTGAGGAGCTCCGTCCAGTTATCCGTCATCCTCGCTACAAGACTGAGGTTTGTAGAATGGTACTTGCTGGTGATGCCTGTCCTTACGGCCATCGCTGCCACTTCCGTCATGTCCTCACTGACCACGAAAGGTATATTGCTCAATCCAAGCTCCAGaggtaa
- the LOC8275098 gene encoding putative zinc finger protein At1g68190 isoform X1: MEKICEFCTALRPIIYCKADAAYLCLSCDAKVHSANALSNRHLRTLLCDSCRDRPAYARCLDHRMFVCCGCDQRIHGVSSQHQKRILSSYMGCPSAKDFAALWGFQLDEMDKSALRDQLFSKSFASVKPSVATFDIPIVSRQQTGSSSRTSKLNYSTLVSGTQSEVGLSNKQTEEPCKGQGQQNNEFILQQILYLEKLQLTEVDNCSPIIRGVEEMDVSSSIFKGSEKFEDSVDLSQHAQDPGKGDCLLQELKVDSLPSPFSQPENSPLPSTAANPLLGESFWQYRSPLQSDQLWSQNMQDLGVCEDNACHDDFNMPDVDITFRNFEELFGTEEDPIRALLDDKDASWSSVEKDMSVDTSHCRNARPREDISVASSFYVGQPQINKNIGPPNQVYNLQRNLDSPRTIRPSYSAMSFSISRFSAEGSGTKYVDSGLSPYITGTEVSYHSSDLEGAHSEAKENAMVRYKEKKKARTQEKQIRYAPRKARTDVRKRIKGRVVKKEDYDSDTVDVTRSY, translated from the exons atggagAAAATTTGTGAATTCTGCACAGCATTGAGGCCAATTATTTACTGCAAAGCTGATGCAGCATATCTTTGCCTCTCCTGCGATGCAAAGGTCCATTCAGCTAATGCACTCTCCAATCGGCATCTCCGCACCCTTCTATGCGACTCTTGCAGAGACCGCCCAGCATATGCCAGGTGTTTGGATCACCGGATGTTTGTGTGCTGTGGCTGTGATCAGAGAATTCATGGAGTCTCTTCCCAGCACCAGAAACGGATCCTTAGTAGCTACATGGGATGCCCTTCTGCTAAAGATTTTGCAGCATTATGGGGTTTTCAATTGGATGAAATGGACAAAAGTGCTCTTCGAGATCAGTTATTTTCCAAGTCATTTGCTTCTGTGAAACCTAGTGTAGCAACCTTTGACATCCCCATAGTGTCTAGACAGCAAACTGGAAGCTCTTCAAGAACATCTAAGCTGAATTATTCAACTTTGGTTTCTGGTACACAGTCTGAAGTGGGATTGAGCAATAAACAAACAGAG GAACCCTGCAAAGGCCAAGGACAGCAAAATAATGAGTTTATCCTGCAACAAATTCTTTATTTGGAAAAGCTTCAACTCACTGAGGTGGATAACTGTTCACCTATAATACGCGGTGTAGAAGAAATGGATGTATcttcttcaatttttaaagGCTCAGAGAAATTTGAAGACAGTGTTGACCTTTCACAACATGCTCAAGATCCTGGTAAAGGTGACTGTCTACTTCAGGAACTAAAGGTGGACTCATTGCCTTCACCCTTTTCTCAACCAGAGAATTCACCCTTGCCTTCAACTGCTGCAAATCCTTTACTTGGAGAATCCTTTTGGCAATACAGAAGCCCACTTCAAAGTGATCAG TTATGGTCTCAGAATATGCAAGACCTTGGGGTCTGTGAAGACAATGCTTGTCATGATGATTTTAACATGCCGGATGTTGATATAACATTTCGAAACTTTGAAGAACTGTTCGGAACTGAAGAAGACCCCATTAGAGCACTGCTTGATGATAAAGATGCATCATGGTCCTCAGTGGAGAAGGATATGTCCGTCGATACATCACATTGTAGAAATGCAAGACCAAGGGAG GACATTTCTGTTGCATCATCTTTTTATGTTGGACAGCctcaaatcaacaaaaatattgGTCCTCCTAACCAAGTTTATAATTTACAGAGAAATCTGGATTCTCCTCGGACTATTCGACCATCTTATTCAGCTATGTCATTCTCTATTTCAAGATTTAGTGCTGAAGGCAGTGGCACTAAATATGTTGATAGTGGACTTTCACCTTATATCACAGGGACTGAAGTTTCATACCATTCCTCTGATCTGGAGGGTGCACATTCAGAAGCGAAGGAAAATGCAATGGTGAGGtataaagagaagaaaaaggcCCGAAC GCAAGAAAAGCAAATTCGATATGCGCCTAGGAAAGCAAGAACAGATGTAAGAAAGCGCATAAAAGGCCGAGTCGTAAAGAAAGAAGACTACGACTCTGATACTGTTGATGTAACAAGAAGCTACTGA
- the LOC8275098 gene encoding zinc finger protein CONSTANS-LIKE 10 isoform X2 codes for MEKICEFCTALRPIIYCKADAAYLCLSCDAKVHSANALSNRHLRTLLCDSCRDRPAYARCLDHRMFVCCGCDQRIHGVSSQHQKRILSSYMGCPSAKDFAALWGFQLDEMDKSALRDQLFSKSFASVKPSVATFDIPIVSRQQTGSSSRTSKLNYSTLVSGTQSEVGLSNKQTEEPCKGQGQQNNEFILQQILYLEKLQLTEVDNCSPIIRGVEEMDVSSSIFKGSEKFEDSVDLSQHAQDPGKGDCLLQELKVDSLPSPFSQPENSPLPSTAANPLLGESFWQYRSPLQSDQLWSQNMQDLGVCEDNACHDDFNMPDVDITFRNFEELFGTEEDPIRALLDDKDASWSSVEKDMSVDTSHCRNARPRERNLDSPRTIRPSYSAMSFSISRFSAEGSGTKYVDSGLSPYITGTEVSYHSSDLEGAHSEAKENAMVRYKEKKKARTQEKQIRYAPRKARTDVRKRIKGRVVKKEDYDSDTVDVTRSY; via the exons atggagAAAATTTGTGAATTCTGCACAGCATTGAGGCCAATTATTTACTGCAAAGCTGATGCAGCATATCTTTGCCTCTCCTGCGATGCAAAGGTCCATTCAGCTAATGCACTCTCCAATCGGCATCTCCGCACCCTTCTATGCGACTCTTGCAGAGACCGCCCAGCATATGCCAGGTGTTTGGATCACCGGATGTTTGTGTGCTGTGGCTGTGATCAGAGAATTCATGGAGTCTCTTCCCAGCACCAGAAACGGATCCTTAGTAGCTACATGGGATGCCCTTCTGCTAAAGATTTTGCAGCATTATGGGGTTTTCAATTGGATGAAATGGACAAAAGTGCTCTTCGAGATCAGTTATTTTCCAAGTCATTTGCTTCTGTGAAACCTAGTGTAGCAACCTTTGACATCCCCATAGTGTCTAGACAGCAAACTGGAAGCTCTTCAAGAACATCTAAGCTGAATTATTCAACTTTGGTTTCTGGTACACAGTCTGAAGTGGGATTGAGCAATAAACAAACAGAG GAACCCTGCAAAGGCCAAGGACAGCAAAATAATGAGTTTATCCTGCAACAAATTCTTTATTTGGAAAAGCTTCAACTCACTGAGGTGGATAACTGTTCACCTATAATACGCGGTGTAGAAGAAATGGATGTATcttcttcaatttttaaagGCTCAGAGAAATTTGAAGACAGTGTTGACCTTTCACAACATGCTCAAGATCCTGGTAAAGGTGACTGTCTACTTCAGGAACTAAAGGTGGACTCATTGCCTTCACCCTTTTCTCAACCAGAGAATTCACCCTTGCCTTCAACTGCTGCAAATCCTTTACTTGGAGAATCCTTTTGGCAATACAGAAGCCCACTTCAAAGTGATCAG TTATGGTCTCAGAATATGCAAGACCTTGGGGTCTGTGAAGACAATGCTTGTCATGATGATTTTAACATGCCGGATGTTGATATAACATTTCGAAACTTTGAAGAACTGTTCGGAACTGAAGAAGACCCCATTAGAGCACTGCTTGATGATAAAGATGCATCATGGTCCTCAGTGGAGAAGGATATGTCCGTCGATACATCACATTGTAGAAATGCAAGACCAAGGGAG AGAAATCTGGATTCTCCTCGGACTATTCGACCATCTTATTCAGCTATGTCATTCTCTATTTCAAGATTTAGTGCTGAAGGCAGTGGCACTAAATATGTTGATAGTGGACTTTCACCTTATATCACAGGGACTGAAGTTTCATACCATTCCTCTGATCTGGAGGGTGCACATTCAGAAGCGAAGGAAAATGCAATGGTGAGGtataaagagaagaaaaaggcCCGAAC GCAAGAAAAGCAAATTCGATATGCGCCTAGGAAAGCAAGAACAGATGTAAGAAAGCGCATAAAAGGCCGAGTCGTAAAGAAAGAAGACTACGACTCTGATACTGTTGATGTAACAAGAAGCTACTGA